The following proteins come from a genomic window of Streptomyces sp. GS7:
- the glpK gene encoding glycerol kinase GlpK produces the protein MSDTHSTSSHGHGPFIAAIDQGTTSSRCIVFDKDGRIVSVDQKEHEQIFPKPGWVEHDASEIWTNVQQVVDNAVQKAGITSADVKAIGITNQRETTVLWDKNTGEPVHNAIVWQDTRTDALCKELGRNVGQDRFRRETGLPLASYFAGPKIRWLLDNVEGLRERAERGEILFGTMDSWVIWNLTGGVDGGHHVTDVTNASRTLLMNLHTLEWDEKILASMDIPAAVLPEIRSSAEVYGTSASGALAGVPVASALGDQQAALFGQTCFDQGEAKSTYGTGTFMLMNTGHEPVNSYNGLLTTVGYRIGDQQPVYALEGSIAVTGSLVQWMRDQMGLINSAAEIETLASTVEDNGGAYFVPAFSGLFAPYWRSDARGVIAGLTRYVTKAHIARAVLEATAWQTREITDAMTKDSGVDLTALKVDGGMTSNNLLMQTISDFLDAPVVRPMVAETTCLGAAYAAGLAVGFWSSTDELRANWRRAAEWTPRMDAATRDREYKNWLKAVERTMGWIDDES, from the coding sequence TCATTGCGGCCATCGACCAGGGCACCACGTCCAGCCGCTGCATCGTCTTCGACAAGGACGGCCGGATCGTCTCGGTCGACCAGAAGGAGCACGAGCAGATCTTCCCGAAGCCGGGCTGGGTCGAGCACGACGCGTCCGAGATCTGGACCAACGTGCAGCAGGTCGTCGACAACGCCGTCCAGAAGGCCGGGATCACCTCCGCCGACGTCAAGGCGATCGGCATCACCAACCAGCGCGAGACCACCGTCCTCTGGGACAAGAACACCGGTGAGCCGGTCCACAACGCCATCGTCTGGCAGGACACCCGCACCGACGCGCTGTGCAAGGAACTCGGCCGCAACGTCGGCCAGGACCGCTTCCGCCGGGAGACCGGGCTGCCGCTCGCCTCGTACTTCGCCGGACCGAAGATCCGCTGGCTGCTGGACAACGTCGAGGGCCTGCGCGAGCGCGCCGAGCGCGGCGAGATCCTCTTCGGCACGATGGACTCCTGGGTCATCTGGAACCTCACCGGCGGCGTCGACGGCGGCCACCACGTCACCGACGTCACCAACGCCTCGCGCACCCTCCTGATGAACCTGCACACCCTGGAGTGGGACGAGAAGATCCTCGCGTCGATGGACATCCCGGCGGCCGTGCTGCCGGAGATCCGCTCCTCGGCCGAGGTCTACGGCACCAGTGCCTCGGGGGCGCTGGCCGGCGTCCCAGTCGCCTCGGCGCTCGGCGACCAGCAGGCCGCGCTCTTCGGCCAGACCTGCTTCGACCAGGGCGAGGCCAAGTCCACGTACGGCACCGGCACCTTCATGCTGATGAACACCGGCCACGAGCCGGTCAACTCGTACAACGGGCTGCTCACCACGGTCGGTTACCGCATCGGCGACCAGCAGCCGGTCTACGCGCTGGAAGGCTCCATCGCCGTCACCGGCTCGCTCGTCCAGTGGATGCGCGACCAGATGGGGCTCATCAACAGCGCGGCCGAGATCGAGACCCTGGCCAGCACGGTCGAGGACAACGGCGGCGCGTACTTCGTGCCGGCCTTCTCCGGCCTGTTCGCCCCCTACTGGCGCTCGGACGCGCGCGGTGTCATCGCGGGCCTGACCCGCTACGTCACCAAGGCGCACATCGCCCGAGCCGTCCTTGAGGCCACCGCCTGGCAGACCCGCGAGATCACCGACGCCATGACCAAGGACTCCGGCGTCGACCTGACCGCGCTCAAGGTCGACGGCGGTATGACCTCCAACAACCTGCTGATGCAGACCATCTCGGACTTCCTGGACGCACCCGTGGTGCGCCCGATGGTCGCCGAGACCACCTGCCTCGGCGCTGCCTATGCGGCCGGACTGGCCGTCGGCTTCTGGTCCAGCACCGACGAACTGCGCGCCAACTGGCGCCGGGCCGCCGAATGGACCCCCCGCATGGACGCGGCCACCCGTGACCGCGAGTACAAGAACTGGCTCAAGGCCGTCGAGCGGACCATGGGCTGGATCGACGACGAGAGCTGA